Within the [Enterobacter] lignolyticus SCF1 genome, the region ACCAGGTTGCCCACTGCGCCGAAGGCGAGGGTGTCGCCGTCCATAAAGGCGGCATCCAGCTCCACGTCGCCATTTTCCGTCGGCAGGCCGCCGAAACCGACGGACTTGTACAACGGGAAGTCTTCAACGGCTGCAACCGCATCGACCACCGACGTCGACGCCGCTTTCCCTGCCGCCAGCGCGGACGCGGATTCGCTAACGCCTTCCAGCGCCATTCGCCAGGTTGCAATAATTCCCCACATCATTTACTCCTGTTTTGCCAGCGTGTTGGTCTCGCTTTGCGTGGCGGTTTCCGCCGTGCGGTACTGCTTGTCGACGATGCGCATAAAGGGCAGATACAGCATCGCGCCAATCAGCAGATTGATGATTTGCATCACGCTACCGGATAAATGGCCGGTAACGATAAAGCCGCTGATGACCGGCGGCAGCGTCCAGGGAATAAATACCCCGGTCGTCACCGCAACGGCGCCCACCTTCATGGCGGCATACTGCACCGTCACCAGCACCAGCGGCACCAGGTTGAACGGGATCAGCATAATCGGGTTCATGATAACCGGCAGGCCGAACAGAATCGGTTCGTTAATGTTGAACAGCGACGCCCCCGCCCCAAGACGCGCCACCTCGCGCATGTTTTTACTGCGGGCGAAAATCAGCATCGCGATGACCAGCGAGAGCGTAGCGCCCGCGCCGCCCATCCAGATCATGTCAAAAAACTGTTCGGTAATAATATGCGGCGGGGTGACGCCAGCCTGAATGGCGGCGATGTTGTCGGTCTGGTTTTCCATCCACAGTGGGCGGATGATGCCGTTGATCATCGAGCCGGAGTTAATGCCGACCGACCACAGAATGGTGATGCTGAACACCGTCATCAGCGCGCCGAAGTAAGAGGTTCCGTAATGGCGCACCGGCGTGGCGACCACTTCGTAAATAAACTGGTGAATGGTGCGGTAATGGGTGTTTTCAAAGGCGATGCGGATAGCCAGCACCAGGATCATCACCAGCAGCGCCGGGATCAGCGCGGCGAAGGATTCCTGCACCGCGGGCGGTACGCCGTCGGGCATTTTGATGACCAGCTTTTTGCGCTTCAGCCAGCAGAACAGCTCCGTCCAGAGCAGCGAGCCTATCATCGACACAAACAGGCCTTTGGTGCCGATCCACTCGACCGGCATGACGGTGATGCCGCCGTTCTCCGCAACCTTAAGAAACGGCGTGAGGATCAGAAAGCAGACCAGCGAGAGGATGCCGCAGGAGACGCGATCATCGCCATAGTGCTCCGCCAGACGGTAGGCCACCAGAAAGCTGATAAACAGCGACATGGTGGAGAACACCGCATTGAACGGGATCTCGACGATCGCGCTCCAGCTGTTACCAAAGGTCTGAGACATAAACTGCTGGTAGCCCTGGTTCGGAAACGAGGAGATGACCAGCAGGATTGACCCGACAATAATAAAGGGCATGAACGAGACGTAGGCGCCGCGAATAGCGCCCAGGTGACGCTGCTGCGCGGTCTTTGCCGCCAGCGGCATCAGTTTGGCTTCAAGAAATCCCAGAACATTGTTCATTGTGAGCTCCGTACGAGATCGGCATGGTTATTGTGTGTTATGTATGCGAATTATTAGTGAAACAGGGTGATTGAAAGGTGAATTCGGTCACAATGTATTATTTGTAGTTACATAAGTCTTATATGATTGGTTTCGTTTAGCGCCGAGGAAATACGATGGAAATAAAGCTGCACGCCAATGCCACCACCACGCCGCGCATTCGACGCTACCTGCAGCAGTCGGATAAAAGCGACCGCGAGCTGGCGCGTGAGCTGGGCATTTCCGTCACGACCGTGCGCCGCTGGCGTAATCGCGAGCAGGTTGCCGACCGCCACACCACGCCGCATGTGGTACACAAAGCGATGAGACAAGAGCAAATCGCGCTGGTGAACGCGCTGCGCGATACGCTGCGCTCGCCGCTGGATGAGCTGCTGTTTCTGGTGACGGAGGGGCTGGGCATTTCGCTCTCGCGGGCCACGCTGAACCGCTATCTGCGACCGGCGCATCAGCGCCCCGGCGATCCCGGGCCGCAGGGGATGAAAGCGCTGAAGGCGGGCAGGGCGGCCGACACGCTGACGCTGCACTACCGGCTGCTGTCGCTGGGCATGGACGACGGCGGCGACCACCATCTGCTGTGGGCGCGGGAGCCGATCAGCGGCTGGTGCTATGCCCGCGTCTATAGCGGTATTTCGCAGGCGCTGGTGCTGAACTGGCTTGGCGAAGCCAGGGCGTGCTGCCCGGCTGCTATTCAATGTATTGAGACAGAGCCTGTGAAATGGTTCGCGATAAGCCCGGAAGGGATAGCGGTTCATCCGCGCGAAGGCGCGTCGCCGACGATCGTTTCACTCAGCGAGCCGTTGCACATGATAATCCCGTCGGCGAGCGAACCCGACGCGCTGGCGCAGCGGCTGTGCCGCCTGTGGAATACCGGGAAGACGCAGAAAAAACTCGGCGAGCGTACGCCGCAGGCCTTTCTTCAGGCGCTGCGGCGCGAGGATTAGAGAATGTCGAGCACCTGCTCAGGCGGGCGGCCGATGCGCGCTTTGCCGCAGCTGACCACGATCGGGCGCTCAATCAGCTTCGGATTTTCGACCATCGCCTGGAGCAGCGCCGCTTCGCTCAGCGCGTCGTCGGCCAGGTTCAGCGCCTGATACAGATCTTCTTTTTTGCGCATCAGCTCGCGCGCGCTGGTCATCCCCAGCATCTTCAGCAGCGACGTCAGGGCGACGGCGTCCGGCGGCGTTTCAAGATACAGCACCACCTCCGGCTCAACGCCCTGGTCCTTCAGCAGGCTCAGGGTTTCGCGGCTCTTGGAGCAGCGCGGGTTGTGGTAAATGGTTACCGCATGACTCATCAGGTGTCCTTACATTTTGGTATAGGGTTTGAACGTTTCCTGCAGCTGGCGCAACTGGTCGATACGCGCGTCGTAGCGGGCCTGCTGCAGGCTGCCCAGCTTCACCTGCGCGCTGGCGCCGCTGAGCAGGGAGATAGCCTGGTCAAGACGGCCGACCAGCGCCATGTTTTCCGCGCGGGCGGCCAGCTCCTGATCGCGGTTGCCGAGCTGTGCTTCGGCCTGCGCCAGCAGCTCCCAGCCGTTGGTGTCGTCTTTATAAGTAAAGGTGTAGCGGTTAAGCAGCGTCGCCGCTTCGGCCGGCTGTCCACCCTGCAGCAGGGCGTTGGCGAGGTTCAGCTGCAGCACCGGGTTGGTGCGCAGCTCGCGCGCGGCCTTCAGCCGGTTAATGGCGTCGCTGTTTTTCTTCTGCCCGAGGTCGATATCGGTGGCAAGGTCAATGTACCAGGGGTTTTGCGGATTGGCGCTCAGCAGCGGCTGCAGCAGCTTGCTGGCTTCCGCGTATTTATCTGCGCCCATGGCCTGCAGCGCGCGGCCATACTGGGCGGCATGCTGCTCGCGGATATTGCCCTTCGACCAGTTATCAAGAAGGTCGCTGGTGAGCTTGTTTTGCCCGTTGTTGTACATGCCGAGAACGCGTGCTTTCGCCATGTAGAAATCTTCAGAGGACTGGACGACCACCGGGCGCATCTGGTTGGCGCGGTTGCGGGCGTCGGCCAGACGGCTTTCCGGTAAGGGGTGCGTCAGCAGCATTTCCGGCGGTCGGGAGGCGTAGCGCGACTGGTCAAGCAGCTTATCCATAAACTGCGGCATGGCCTGAGGATCGAACCCCGAGCGCTGCAGCACCTGGATACCGATGCGATCCGCTTCCTCTTCGTTCTGACGGGTGAAGCTGATCATCCCCTGCTGGGTGCCAGCCAGGGTGCCGGTCAGCGCGGCCATCCCCGCCTGGGGACTCGCCATGGCCAGCAGAATAGACCCCAGCGCGCCCACCCACGTCAGCGGCGCGTTACGCCTCTGGTCTTCCATCGCGCGGGCCAGGTGGCGCTGAGTGACGTGGGAAATTTCGTGCGCCATCACGGAGGCCAGCTGGCTTTCGGTATCGGCAAAGCGGAACAGCGCCGAGTGCAGAACGACGTTACCGCCGAAGAAGGCGAAGGCGTTCAGCTCGTCGTTGTTGATCAGGTAGAAGTGAAAGGGCGTTCGCACCGAGTTGGCGTGAGACACCAGCCGCATACCGAGGCCGTTAATATATTGCACCAGCAGCGGGTCGTTAATCAGCGGGGCGCTGCCGCGAAGCTGACGAACGTAATAATCCCCCATCTGCAACTCCTGGCCGATGGAGAGCGTGCTTCCTGCGGTGGTACCTATGTCCGGCAGCGTATCTGCGGAATCGGCAAAGGCTGGCAGCACCGGGCCCAGCGTCAATGATGCTATGAGTGTCGCCAACAGCGTTTTTCTCAACGGCCTGAACATAACCTCAGTTCCTGTCTGTGGGGTGTGCCAGTTTGACCGACAAAGCGCCTTTGCGTTCCCCTGTCGGCTACCAGCAAAGTTTATCCGCCCGCGGCGGCATTGAAAACAAACATTCCATGATTTTGACGTTTAGGGCTTTCCTTATAAAAAGCGGAGTCTTTTTTGTGACAGTTAGATACAATTTACCCGGTTCTTTCGACCCGCTCATATTGGGAACGGTGTAGTTATGCTTGAGATGTTGATGCAGTGGTATCGCCGTCGCTTTAGCGACCCGGAGGCGATAGCGTTACTGGTCATTTTGCTTGCCGGTTTCGGCATCCTTTTCTTTTTCAGCGGCCTGCTGGCTCCGCTGCTGGTGGCGATCGTACTGGCCTATCTGCTGGAGTGGCCGACAATCCGGCTTGAGCGCATCGGCTGCTCGCGCCGCTGGGCGACCTCTATTGTGCTGATACTGTTCGTCGGTATTTTACTGCTGATGGCGTTTGTGGTGATGCCGGTCGCCTGGCAGCAGGGAATTAACCTTATCCGCGATATGCCGGGCATGCTCAATAAGCTCTCAGACTTTGCCGCGACGCTGCCGCGACGCTATCCGGCGCTGATGGACGCCGGCATCATCGACGCCATGGCCGATAACATGCGCAACCGGATGCTGACGATGGGCGACTCGGTGGTGAAATACTCGCTGGCCTCCCTGGTCGGTCTGCTGACGCTGGCGGTATATCTCGTTCTGGTGCCGCTGATGGTGTTCTTCCTCGTCAAAGACAAAGAGCAGATGCTCAACGCCGTACGCCGCATCCTGCCGCGTAACCGCGGGCTGGCGGGCCAGGTCTGGAAAGAGATGAACCAGCAGATAACCAACTATATTCGCGGCAAAGTGCTGGAAATGGTGGTGGTGGGCGTCGCAACGTGGATTGGCTTCCTGCTGTTCGGCCTCAACTATTCGCTGCTGCTGGCGGTGCTGGTCGGGCTGTCGGTGCTTATCCCCTATATCGGCGCCTTCGTGGTGACCATCCCGGTGGTGTGCGTGGCGCTGTTCCAGTTCGGTCTTGGTACCGAGTTCTGGAGCCTGTTCGCGGTGTATCTGATTATTCAGGGGCTGGACGGCAACCTGCTGGTGCCGGTGCTGTTCTCCGAAGCCGTGAACCTGCATCCGCTGGTGATTATTCTCTCGGTGGTGATTTTCGGCGGGCTGTGGGGCTTCTGGGGCGTTTTCTTCGCTATCCCGCTGGCGACGCTGATTAAAGCGGTAGTCCATGCCTGGCCGGACAGCCCGGCGGTTGACGAACCGTAATGCCAATCCGGCAAAGCGTGAACGGCTTCATACCGTCGCGGCTGGCCGACAGATAAGGCAATGCGCGTCCGGTCGGACATTTATTGTCAGAATATCCAAATAATGCCGTCTTGAAGACGGCTTTTTTGTTTTTTTATACTAAGCATTCTGAACTGAATTTCGTTATTTAAGAACGTCCTGCCTGGTTCTCCTGTCGGCTCGAGTGAGAAGCGAGATGAAAAAGCAATATCTGAAGGACTATACCGCGCGCCAGATTGTCCAGCGGGCGATGAGTATTATTCCGTACTCCGTCAACGTGATGGATGAGCACGGCATCATCATCGCCTCCGGGGAGCCGTCGCGGATCCACCAGCGGCACGAAGGGGCTATCCTGGCGCTGAAGGATAACCGGGTCGTCGAAATTGATTCCGCCACCGCCATTACGCTTAAGGGCGTTCGTCCTGGCATCAATCTGCCCATCTCGTTTCATGGGCAGCTGATTGGCGTGCTGGGGATAACCGGCGAGCCCGACGAGGTGCGGGCCTACGCCGAGCTGGTCAAAATGGCGTCCGAGCTGGTGATTGAACATATGGCGCTGATTGAGCAAAAAGAGTGGGACAAGCGCTATCGCGAAGAGCTTATCCACCAGCTCATCATGCGTGAGCCGCCCGCCGAGCGGCTGCATTCGATGGTCTCCTATCTGGGGATTGATCTGCAGCAGCCGATGGTGGTGGCGATTATCGAGCTGCGCCAGCCGGATCGGGAAGCGCTGCGCAACCTGATGGACTATTTTGAAAACCGCGCCCGCGACCATCTGGTGACCTTCACCGATTTCAACGAGCTGATCATCATTAAGCCCATCACCATGAAGGGCGGGCGCTGGGATCTGGGCCAGGAAATGAAGGATCTGCAGTGCTTTAAGTCCTGGGCCAGCAGCTCCGGCTTTAGCCGAATTATCGTCGGCGGCCATTTCCCGGGAGAGAGCGGGCTGCACCGTTCCTGGCAGACCGCCCGCGCCACCCAGGCGATGGTGAAGCGGCAAAAAGTGAAAGATCAGTACGTGTTCTACCATGACTACGCGCTGCCGGCGCTGCTGAGCGATGTGGCCGAAAGCTGGCAGGTGCAGGAGCTGTCCCGTCTGTGGCTGCAGCTGGTGAACCACGACAGCAAAGGGGTGCTGCAGCAGACGCTGCGGGCATGGTTTGAGCATAATTGTGACCTTTCTCAAACGGCGAAGGCGCTGCATATTCATGTCAATACGCTGCGCTACCGCCTGCAGCGCTGTGAAGATATAACACATATAAAAATCAATGACATGAAAAGCGTTCTTTGGCTGTTTATCGGCATGGAGCTGCAGCGTGACGCTGTAGATTCCCACAATTTATCGGCAAAGCGCCCGACGAAAGTTCGTTAAAACCTCCAGTTCAGGGGCCCGGGGTTTTCCCCATACTGCGCCAGTCAATTAACAGGAGCGCAGAACATGACATCGGTATCGACACTGGGAGCCATAGCCGCACTGGTCGTGGCCATATTTCTGATTTTACGTAAGGTTTCTCCGGCCTACGGCATGATGGCCGGCGCGCTGGTGGGCGGGCTTATCGGCGGCGCCGGGCTGGTTGAGACCGTCACGCTGATGGTCACCGGCGCGCAGGGGATCACCAACGCCGTGCTGCGTATTCTGGCGGCGGGCGTGCTGGCGGGGGTGCTGATTGAGTCCGGCGCGGCGAACACAATAGCCGAAACGGTGGTGAAAAAAATTGGCGAGACCCGGGCGCTGCTGGCGCTGGCGATAGCCACGCTGTGCCTCACCGCCGTCGGCGTGTTTATCGACGTGGCGGTGATTACCGTGTCGCCTATCGCGCTGTCCATCGCCCACAAAGCGGGGCTGTCGAAAACCGCGATTCTGCTGGCGATGGTGGGCGGCGGTAAAGCGGGGAACGTGATGTCGCCAAACCCGAATACCATCGCCGCCGCGGATGCCTTCCACGTCCCGCTGACCTCCGTGATGCTGGCTGGGGTGATCCCGGGCCTGTTCGGGCTGGTGGTGGCGTATCTGCTGGCGAAAAAACTGAGCAACAAAGGCAGCCCGGTGACCGCCGATGACGTGATTACGCACGACGCGACGCGCCAGCAGCCGCGTTTCTGGGTCTCCGTCAGCGCGCCGCTGGTGGCCATTCTTCTGCTCTCCCTGCGCCCGATTGCGGGCATTGCGATTGACCCGCTGATTGCGCTGCCGGTTGGCGGCCTTGTCGGAACGCTGCTGATGGGGCGCGCGCGGCAGACCAACCAGTTTATGGTGGCGGGCCTCGCCCGTATGGCGCCGGTGGCGATTATGCTGCTCGGCACGGGGACGCTGGCCGGGATTATCGCGAACTCTGAGCTGAAAGAGGTGCTGATCCACGGGCTGACGGCGTCGGGGCTTCCGGCGTATCTGCTGGCGCCGGTTTCCGGGGCGATAATGTCAATGGCGACGGCGTCAACCACGGCGGGCACGGCGGTAGCCTCCAGCGTCTTCGCGCCAACGCTTATCGAGCTGGGCGTTTCCGCGCTGGCGGGCGCGGCGATGATCCACGCTGGCGCTACGGTGCTCGACCACCTTCCGCACGGCAGTTTTTTCCATGCGACGGGCGGCAGCGTGAATATGCTTATTCGTGAGCGTCTGAAGCTGATGCCGTATGAAACGCTGGTCGGCCTGACCATTGCCGTTGTTTCCACATTGATGTTCGGCGTGTTTGGACTTGCAGGATAACCCTAATGAAGATTGTGATTGCACCCGATTCGTTTAAAGAGAGCCTGTCGGCGATGGGCGTGGCCTGCGCCATTGAGGCCGGTTTCCGTGAAATCTATCCCGAGGCGCAGTACGTCAAAGTCCCGATGGCGGACGGGGGCGAGGGCACCGTCGATTCCCTGGTGGAGGCCAGCGGCGGGCGCTATCAGGACAGCGAGGTCATGGGGCCGCTGGGCACGCCGGTTACGGCGCGCTGGGGAATGATGGGCGATGGCCGGACGGCGATTATCGAAATGGCGGCGGCCTCCGGGCTGCACCACGTTCCGCCGCCGCTGCGTAACCCGCTTAATACCACCAGCTACGGCACCGGCGAGCTTATCGTCGCCGCGCTGGAGCAGGGCGTTGAGCAGATTATCCTCGGCATCGGCGGCAGCGCCACTAACGACGGCGGTGCGGGTATGATGCAGGCGTTAGGCGCGCGTTTGCTGGATGAGAACGGCAAAGAGATCGCCCGCTGCGGCGGCGGCCTGGAGGCGCTGGCGGAGATAGACGTCAGCCGGCTGCATCCGGGACTGGCCAATGTCGCTATCACCGTCGCCTGCGATGTGAATAACCCGCTGTGCGGGCCGCGCGGCGCCTCGGCGGTGTTTGGCCCGCAAAAAGGAGCTACCCCCGAAACGATCGCACGGCTTGATGCGGCATTAGCCAACTGGGGGCGCCTGATGGCGCAAACTACCGGCATTGAGGTGCTGGAGGCACCAGGCGCAGGCGCCGCGGGCGGCATGGGGGCGGCGCTGCTCGGCCTGCTCAACGCCAGGCTGCGGGCGGGGGTTGAGATAGTGGTCGAAACGCTGGCGCTTGAGGAGAAGCTTATCGATGCGGATCTGGTGATTACCGGGGAAGGGCGGCTCGACAGCCAGAGCATCTGCGGCAAGACGCCCATCGGCGTGGCGCGGGTGGCGAAACGTCACCATAAGCCGGTGATAGCCCTGGCCGGCGGGCTGCAGGCCGATCACCCGGTGGTGTTCGGACACGGTATCGATGCGGCGCTATCGATCCTGACGCACGTGGTGACGCTGCCGGAAGCGCTGGAGGAAGCGGAGTATAACCTGCGAACGACGGCGCGCAATGTTGCCGCCATCTGGAAGCTGGCGAGTAAGGCATAAAAAAATAACGCCCCGGTTCGGGGCGTTATCTTAGGATAGTCAGGCGCTTTCTTTCAGCCAGTTCAGCACCACGTCGTGGTGGTTGCTGGTCTTGAAGTCGTCAAACACGTGCTCGACTTTGCCGTCGCCATCCACCAGGAAGCTGATGCGATGGATGCCGTCGTAGGTTTTGCCCATGAAGGATTTCTCCCCCCAGACGCCAAACTGTTCGCAGACCTGGTGGTCTTCATCGGACAGCAGGGTAAAATTAAGCAGCTCTTTTTCGGCAAAACGGGAGAGCTTTTCCGGTTTGTCAGTGCTGATGCCCAGCACCTCAACGCCCGCTTTTTTTAGCTCATCCATATTGTCGCGCAGGCCGCAGGCTTGCACGGTGCATCCTGGGGTCATAGCCTTCGGGTAAAAATAAACCAGAACTCGCTGTCCCTGGAAGTCGGTTAAATTTACTTGCTCGCCGTCTTGATCGGGCAAGCTAAATTTCGGTGCGATGTCACCGGCTTTCAGTGGGTTCATTACTCAACTCCATCCTGTTCATCATGCTGTGAATAATTGACGACGTTTATACTGCCTTGTGCATTCAATTCTGTACATAGGGCTTTGAACGCTTGCTCGATATTTGACGCGTTTTGCGAGGCAGGACTATGAGCGGTAATCTGGATGAAGAGCTGGGCGGGCGCATCTTGCTCGTTCGCCTGCGTGCGCGACACCAGTTCGGCGATGTTCATCTCGTGGGCGTCGAAGAGCCCGGTGAAACGTTCGATAATGTGCGGCGAGTCAGGAACGTCGACCTGTACCCAAACGGTGGAGGGGAGCGCCGGACGCGGACGCGCGGTTGTGCGCTTCATCACAATCAGCAGATCCAGTTCCGCCCCTTTTAACGGCAGGGTGGATTCAATCAGGGTAATGGCGTTCCACGAGCCGGAAAGCAGCATGATAAACGTGAACTCATCGCCCAGCATCGCCAGTCGGCTATCTTCGATGTTACAGCCGCAGCTGCTGACGTGACGGGTAATGGTATTCACGATGCCAGGGCGGTCGGCACCCAGTGCGGTAATAACCAGGTAGTGATGTAATGAGGCTGTCAAACCTGTTCTTCCTTTGCAAAGGTGGGTTAATAACTAGGAAAGCATAAAAAAAACCGGCATACAACATCCGGAGTCGCTCGGGTCGCTTGCTTTTATTACAGTTCCAAACGTACCATTGGAACCTTGTCTGCTCCTGCACTGAGGATGGTCCATGTTCACGGGAAGTATTGTAGCGCTTGTCACGCCGATGGATGAGAAAGGTAATGTCGACCGTTCAAGCCTGAAAAAACTGATTGATTATCATGTCGCCAACGGAACGTCGGCGATTGTTTCGGTTGGGACGACCGGCGAATCCGCCACGCTGAGCCATGACGAGCACGGCGATGTAGTGCTGATGACCGTGGAGCTGGCCGATGGCCGTATTCCCGTGATTGCCGGCACCGGCGCGAACGCGACCGCCGAGGCGATCAGCCTGACCGAGCGTTTTAACAACACGGGCATCGTCGGCTGCCTGACGGTGACGCCGTACTATAACCGCCCGACTCAGGAAGGGCTGTTCCAGCACTTTAAAGCGATCGCCGGACATACTGACCTGCCGCAAATCCTGTATAATGTGCCGTCCCGTACCGGCTGCGATATGCTGCCGGAAACCGTGGGTCGTCTGGCCGAAATTAAAAATATTGTCGGCATTAAGGAAGCGACCGGGAACTTAAGTCGCGTTCATCAGATCAAAGAGCTGGTTTCAGACGACTTTCTTCTGCTGAGCGGCGATGACGCCACGGCGCTGGATTTTATGCAGTTAGGGGGACACGGCGTGATTTCCGTGACCGCTAACGTTGCCGCGCGCGATATGGCGGAAATGTGTAAACTGGCGGCTGAAGGGCAGTATGCGCAGGCCCGCGTTATCAATCAGCGTCTGATGCCGTTACACAATAAATTATTTGTCGAACCCAATCCTATCCCGGTTAAATGGGCATGTAAGGCGTTGGGACTTGTGGCGACCGATACGCTGCGTCTGCCGATGACACCGATTACCGACCATGGTCGTGATGTGGTGGCTTCCGCGCTCAAGCACGCCGGTTTGCTGTAAAGTTTAGGGAGATTTGATGGCTTACTCAGTACAGAAGTCGCAGCTGGCGAAGGTTGCGGGTGTTTCGCTTGTTCTGCTCCTTGCAGCATGCAGCTCAGATTCGCGCTATAAGCGCCAGGTGAGCGGCGACGAAGCCTATCTGCAGGCGGCGCCGCTTTCTGAACTTCATGCGCCGGCGGGAATGATCCTGCCGATTCAG harbors:
- the dapA gene encoding 4-hydroxy-tetrahydrodipicolinate synthase is translated as MFTGSIVALVTPMDEKGNVDRSSLKKLIDYHVANGTSAIVSVGTTGESATLSHDEHGDVVLMTVELADGRIPVIAGTGANATAEAISLTERFNNTGIVGCLTVTPYYNRPTQEGLFQHFKAIAGHTDLPQILYNVPSRTGCDMLPETVGRLAEIKNIVGIKEATGNLSRVHQIKELVSDDFLLLSGDDATALDFMQLGGHGVISVTANVAARDMAEMCKLAAEGQYAQARVINQRLMPLHNKLFVEPNPIPVKWACKALGLVATDTLRLPMTPITDHGRDVVASALKHAGLL